From a single Clupea harengus chromosome 24, Ch_v2.0.2, whole genome shotgun sequence genomic region:
- the LOC105895829 gene encoding adhesion G protein-coupled receptor E5 isoform X4 — protein sequence MKTQVTLLILGLCLSSGVHVHGGCKEGFVFRNGGCVDTGRDAQQYKTKQSAGGCNDGFSYTGTECEDEDECDSVIPICGLDANCTNTPGSYYCTCRTGYRSSKGEKFTAVDSRCKDINECVEKKPCDPRQTCENTLGSFKCSCRDGYRKGRGDLACEDVNECVESRPDCGPNGTCRNTPGSYTCTCPEGFRNHGNNSRARCEEVDECVDNHPDCGPNGTCITTSGSYTCTCPRGFRNHGNNLSGPCEDVDECVTSPPDCGVKGVCTNTPGSYTCTCPKGFRNHGSNLSGPCEDINECDTDPSICGSESEGNCTNTQGSYTCACRPGHSNYGNGQGRCTTLTCDGYDDGGSDEQAEGGLERLWAMMRQNCENLISGDEDSSHTGHGLLEDVLTGTDELLSHSQSMDDNSQVTGLLTLMEKAMMLIGPQLKQNRTKMESQHTEAEFAVKRGKAPPTGSVLLTTESASFKTSWETAAGNGTYPGFTVVALVSYKSLNSTSASSFEALREEMQAEKRKEQQEQKVEVSLQIISNVVTACVSNPDSHHLDQPVSFTFKHPQEMNESERLNYTCVFWERDVWSRRGCVASSNSTHTVCTCNHLSSFAVLMALYDIKHTFELQLLTWIGLAVSLACLFVCILTFGLCRSIKGTRTTIHLHLSLCLFLADLIFLCGISRAQKAGCGLVAGLLHYFFLAAFSWMLLEGVQLYRMVVLVFHTTLRPAHMMAVGYGAPLAIVIVSAIAYPQGYGTDQHCWLSLDHGFIWAFFGPVCIIIFLNALSFLITLWKLAEKLTSLNPDLSNLQMIKGFTVTAVAQLCVLGGMWVFGCFMFKSVAMAYLFTILNSLQGALIFIMHCLMSKPVRDEYAKFLRSICNPEKRKYTEYTSNPSSNSQQPLKTNPSTGQSQL from the exons ATGAAAACTCAAGTCACGCTCTTGATACTAG GCCTGTGCCTGAGCAGTGGAGTGCATGTGCATGGAGGATGCAAGGAGGGATTTGTCTTCCGCAACGGAGGATGTGTAG ACACAGGAAGGGATGCccaacaatacaaaacaaaacagtcggCAGGAGGATGTAACGATGGTTTTAGCTACACTGGTACAGAATGCGAAG ATGAAGATGAGTGTGACTCTGTGATTCCGATCTGTGGTCTGGATGCCAACTGCACCAACACACCAGGCAGCTACTACTGCACCTGTCGTACAGGATACAGATCCTCAAAGGGGGAGAAGTTTACAGCAGTGGACTCACGTTGCAAAG atatAAACGAATGTGTGGAGAAAAAACCCTGTGACCCCAGGCAGACCTGTGAAAACACACTTGGCTCTTTCAAGTGTTCGTGCCGTGATGGGTACAGGAAGGGACGTGGTGACCTGGCCTGTGAAG atgtgaatgagtgtgttgaAAGTCGTCCTGATTGTGGCCCAAACGGCACCTGCAGAAACACACCTGGCAGTTACACCTGTACCTGTCCAGAAGGGTTCAGAAACCACGGTAACAACAGCAGAGCCCGTTGTGAAG AGGTGGATGAGTGTGTTGACAATCATCCAGATTGTGGCCCAAATGGCACCTGCATAACCACATCTGGCAGTTACACCTGTACCTGTCCAAGGGGGTTCAGGAACCACGGGAACAACCTCAGTGGCCCTTGTGAAG atgtggatgagtgtgtgacaAGTCCTCCTGACTGTGGTGTAAAGGgtgtctgcacaaacacaccggGCAGTTACACCTGTACCTGTCCAAAAGGGTTCAGGAACCACGGCAGCAACCTCAGTGGCCCCTGTGAAG acATAAACGAGTGCGACACAGACCCAAGCATCTGCGGCTCAGAGTCGGAAGGCAACTGCACAAACACGCAGGGAAGTTACACCTGTGCGTGTCGTCCTGGTCACAGTAACTATGGCAACGGACAGGGCAGGTGCACAA cGCTCACCTGTGACGGGTATGATGACGGAGGCTCAGATGAGCAG GCCGAGGGAGGTTTAGAGCGTCTTTGGGCGATGATGAGACAGAACTGTGAGAACCTGATAAGCGGGGATGAAGATTCAAGCCACACAGGACATGGGCTACTCGAG GATGTGCTGACTGGGACAGATGAGCTCCTGTCCCATAGCCAAAGCATGGACGACAACAGCCAAGTGACAGGCCTGCTTACCCTGATGGAGAAAGCCATGATGCTAATCGGACCACAACTGAAACAGAACCGCACCAAGATGgagtcacagcacacag AGGCGGAGTTTGCAGTGAAAAGAGGTAAAGCCCCTCCCACCGGGTCGGTCTTGCTTACCACAGAGAGCGCCTCCTTCAAGACCAGCTGGGAAACTGCAGCCGGCAACGGCACTTAtccag gTTTCACGGTGGTGGCTCTGGTCAGCTATAAGAGCCTGAACTCCACCTCGGCCTCCTCCTTTGAGGCCCTGAGGGAGGAGATGCAggcagagaagaggaaggagcagcaggagcagaaggTGGAGGTCAGCCTCCAGATCATCTCCAACGTGGTGACGGCCTGCGTCAGCAACCCAGATTCACACCACCTGGACCAGCCTGTCAGCTTCACCTTCAAACATCCTCAG GAGATGAATGAGTCTGAGCGTTTGAACTATACGTGTGTGTTCTGGGAAAGAGACGTGTGGTCCCGGCGTGGGTGTGTGGCGTCttccaacagcacacacaccgtctgcacGTGCAATCATCTCAGCAGCTTCGCCGTACTTATGGCCCTTTACGACATCAAG CACACCTTTGAGCTGCAGCTCCTCACATGGATCGGCCTGGCCGTGTCGCTggcgtgtctgtttgtctgcatcCTGACctttggcctgtgtcgctcCATCAAGGGCACGCGTACCAccatccacctccacctctcgcTCTGCCTCTTCCTCGCCGACCTCATCTTCCTCTGCGGCATCAGCCGAGCACAGAAG GCTGGCTGTGGACTGGTGGCAGGCCTGCTGCATTACTTCTTCCTGGCTGCGTTCAGCTGGATGCTGCTGGAGGGGGTGCAGCTCTACAGGATGGTGGTGCTGGTCTTCCACACCACCCTCCGCCCGGCCCACATGATGGCCGTCGGCTACGGAGCTCCGCTCGCCATCGTCATCGTCTCCGCCATCGCCTACCCACAGGGATACGGCACCGATcaaca ctgttGGTTGTCTCTGGATCATGGTTTCATCTGGGCGTTTTTCGGCCCTGTGtgcatcatcatcttcctcaacGCCCTGTCCTTCCTCATCACACTCTGGAAGCTGGCCGAGAAGCTCACCAGCCTCAACCCCGACCTCTCCAACCTGCAGATGAtcaa gggtttcACGGTGACTGCGGTGGCTCAGCTGTGTGTTCTGGGGGGTATGTGGGTGTTCGGCTGCTTCATGTTCAAGAGCGTGGCAATGGCTTACCTCTTCACCATCCTCAACAGCCTACAGGGGGCGCTCATCTTCATCATGCACTGCCTCATGTCCAAAcct gtgaGAGATGAGTATGCCAAGTTCCTGCGAAGTATCTGCAATCCAGAAAAGAGGAAATACACAGAGTACACCTCCAACCCATCCAGCAACAGCCAgcag
- the LOC105895829 gene encoding adhesion G protein-coupled receptor E5 isoform X9 — protein sequence MKTQVTLLILGLCLSSGVHVHGGCKEGFVFRNGGCVDTGRDAQQYKTKQSAGGCNDGFSYTGTECEDEDECDSVIPICGLDANCTNTPGSYYCTCRTGYRSSKGEKFTAVDSRCKDINECVEKKPCDPRQTCENTLGSFKCSCRDGYRKGRGDLACEDINECDTDPSICGSESEGNCTNTQGSYTCACRPGHSNYGNGQGRCTTLTCDGYDDGGSDEQAEGGLERLWAMMRQNCENLISGDEDSSHTGHGLLEDVLTGTDELLSHSQSMDDNSQVTGLLTLMEKAMMLIGPQLKQNRTKMESQHTEAEFAVKRGKAPPTGSVLLTTESASFKTSWETAAGNGTYPGFTVVALVSYKSLNSTSASSFEALREEMQAEKRKEQQEQKVEVSLQIISNVVTACVSNPDSHHLDQPVSFTFKHPQEMNESERLNYTCVFWERDVWSRRGCVASSNSTHTVCTCNHLSSFAVLMALYDIKHTFELQLLTWIGLAVSLACLFVCILTFGLCRSIKGTRTTIHLHLSLCLFLADLIFLCGISRAQKAGCGLVAGLLHYFFLAAFSWMLLEGVQLYRMVVLVFHTTLRPAHMMAVGYGAPLAIVIVSAIAYPQGYGTDQHCWLSLDHGFIWAFFGPVCIIIFLNALSFLITLWKLAEKLTSLNPDLSNLQMIKGFTVTAVAQLCVLGGMWVFGCFMFKSVAMAYLFTILNSLQGALIFIMHCLMSKPVRDEYAKFLRSICNPEKRKYTEYTSNPSSNSQQPLKTNPSTGQSQL from the exons ATGAAAACTCAAGTCACGCTCTTGATACTAG GCCTGTGCCTGAGCAGTGGAGTGCATGTGCATGGAGGATGCAAGGAGGGATTTGTCTTCCGCAACGGAGGATGTGTAG ACACAGGAAGGGATGCccaacaatacaaaacaaaacagtcggCAGGAGGATGTAACGATGGTTTTAGCTACACTGGTACAGAATGCGAAG ATGAAGATGAGTGTGACTCTGTGATTCCGATCTGTGGTCTGGATGCCAACTGCACCAACACACCAGGCAGCTACTACTGCACCTGTCGTACAGGATACAGATCCTCAAAGGGGGAGAAGTTTACAGCAGTGGACTCACGTTGCAAAG atatAAACGAATGTGTGGAGAAAAAACCCTGTGACCCCAGGCAGACCTGTGAAAACACACTTGGCTCTTTCAAGTGTTCGTGCCGTGATGGGTACAGGAAGGGACGTGGTGACCTGGCCTGTGAAG acATAAACGAGTGCGACACAGACCCAAGCATCTGCGGCTCAGAGTCGGAAGGCAACTGCACAAACACGCAGGGAAGTTACACCTGTGCGTGTCGTCCTGGTCACAGTAACTATGGCAACGGACAGGGCAGGTGCACAA cGCTCACCTGTGACGGGTATGATGACGGAGGCTCAGATGAGCAG GCCGAGGGAGGTTTAGAGCGTCTTTGGGCGATGATGAGACAGAACTGTGAGAACCTGATAAGCGGGGATGAAGATTCAAGCCACACAGGACATGGGCTACTCGAG GATGTGCTGACTGGGACAGATGAGCTCCTGTCCCATAGCCAAAGCATGGACGACAACAGCCAAGTGACAGGCCTGCTTACCCTGATGGAGAAAGCCATGATGCTAATCGGACCACAACTGAAACAGAACCGCACCAAGATGgagtcacagcacacag AGGCGGAGTTTGCAGTGAAAAGAGGTAAAGCCCCTCCCACCGGGTCGGTCTTGCTTACCACAGAGAGCGCCTCCTTCAAGACCAGCTGGGAAACTGCAGCCGGCAACGGCACTTAtccag gTTTCACGGTGGTGGCTCTGGTCAGCTATAAGAGCCTGAACTCCACCTCGGCCTCCTCCTTTGAGGCCCTGAGGGAGGAGATGCAggcagagaagaggaaggagcagcaggagcagaaggTGGAGGTCAGCCTCCAGATCATCTCCAACGTGGTGACGGCCTGCGTCAGCAACCCAGATTCACACCACCTGGACCAGCCTGTCAGCTTCACCTTCAAACATCCTCAG GAGATGAATGAGTCTGAGCGTTTGAACTATACGTGTGTGTTCTGGGAAAGAGACGTGTGGTCCCGGCGTGGGTGTGTGGCGTCttccaacagcacacacaccgtctgcacGTGCAATCATCTCAGCAGCTTCGCCGTACTTATGGCCCTTTACGACATCAAG CACACCTTTGAGCTGCAGCTCCTCACATGGATCGGCCTGGCCGTGTCGCTggcgtgtctgtttgtctgcatcCTGACctttggcctgtgtcgctcCATCAAGGGCACGCGTACCAccatccacctccacctctcgcTCTGCCTCTTCCTCGCCGACCTCATCTTCCTCTGCGGCATCAGCCGAGCACAGAAG GCTGGCTGTGGACTGGTGGCAGGCCTGCTGCATTACTTCTTCCTGGCTGCGTTCAGCTGGATGCTGCTGGAGGGGGTGCAGCTCTACAGGATGGTGGTGCTGGTCTTCCACACCACCCTCCGCCCGGCCCACATGATGGCCGTCGGCTACGGAGCTCCGCTCGCCATCGTCATCGTCTCCGCCATCGCCTACCCACAGGGATACGGCACCGATcaaca ctgttGGTTGTCTCTGGATCATGGTTTCATCTGGGCGTTTTTCGGCCCTGTGtgcatcatcatcttcctcaacGCCCTGTCCTTCCTCATCACACTCTGGAAGCTGGCCGAGAAGCTCACCAGCCTCAACCCCGACCTCTCCAACCTGCAGATGAtcaa gggtttcACGGTGACTGCGGTGGCTCAGCTGTGTGTTCTGGGGGGTATGTGGGTGTTCGGCTGCTTCATGTTCAAGAGCGTGGCAATGGCTTACCTCTTCACCATCCTCAACAGCCTACAGGGGGCGCTCATCTTCATCATGCACTGCCTCATGTCCAAAcct gtgaGAGATGAGTATGCCAAGTTCCTGCGAAGTATCTGCAATCCAGAAAAGAGGAAATACACAGAGTACACCTCCAACCCATCCAGCAACAGCCAgcag
- the LOC105895829 gene encoding adhesion G protein-coupled receptor E1 isoform X8, whose protein sequence is MKTQVTLLILGLCLSSGVHVHGGCKEGFVFRNGGCVDTGRDAQQYKTKQSAGGCNDGFSYTGTECEDEDECDSVIPICGLDANCTNTPGSYYCTCRTGYRSSKGEKFTAVDSRCKDINECVEKKPCDPRQTCENTLGSFKCSCRDGYRKGRGDLACEDVNECVVSPVACGPHSTCTNTPGSYICTCPKGFRNHGNILSGPCEDINECDTDPSICGSESEGNCTNTQGSYTCACRPGHSNYGNGQGRCTTLTCDGYDDGGSDEQAEGGLERLWAMMRQNCENLISGDEDSSHTGHGLLEDVLTGTDELLSHSQSMDDNSQVTGLLTLMEKAMMLIGPQLKQNRTKMESQHTEAEFAVKRGKAPPTGSVLLTTESASFKTSWETAAGNGTYPGFTVVALVSYKSLNSTSASSFEALREEMQAEKRKEQQEQKVEVSLQIISNVVTACVSNPDSHHLDQPVSFTFKHPQEMNESERLNYTCVFWERDVWSRRGCVASSNSTHTVCTCNHLSSFAVLMALYDIKHTFELQLLTWIGLAVSLACLFVCILTFGLCRSIKGTRTTIHLHLSLCLFLADLIFLCGISRAQKAGCGLVAGLLHYFFLAAFSWMLLEGVQLYRMVVLVFHTTLRPAHMMAVGYGAPLAIVIVSAIAYPQGYGTDQHCWLSLDHGFIWAFFGPVCIIIFLNALSFLITLWKLAEKLTSLNPDLSNLQMIKGFTVTAVAQLCVLGGMWVFGCFMFKSVAMAYLFTILNSLQGALIFIMHCLMSKPVRDEYAKFLRSICNPEKRKYTEYTSNPSSNSQQPLKTNPSTGQSQL, encoded by the exons ATGAAAACTCAAGTCACGCTCTTGATACTAG GCCTGTGCCTGAGCAGTGGAGTGCATGTGCATGGAGGATGCAAGGAGGGATTTGTCTTCCGCAACGGAGGATGTGTAG ACACAGGAAGGGATGCccaacaatacaaaacaaaacagtcggCAGGAGGATGTAACGATGGTTTTAGCTACACTGGTACAGAATGCGAAG ATGAAGATGAGTGTGACTCTGTGATTCCGATCTGTGGTCTGGATGCCAACTGCACCAACACACCAGGCAGCTACTACTGCACCTGTCGTACAGGATACAGATCCTCAAAGGGGGAGAAGTTTACAGCAGTGGACTCACGTTGCAAAG atatAAACGAATGTGTGGAGAAAAAACCCTGTGACCCCAGGCAGACCTGTGAAAACACACTTGGCTCTTTCAAGTGTTCGTGCCGTGATGGGTACAGGAAGGGACGTGGTGACCTGGCCTGTGAAG atgtgaatgagtgtgtggtgagtcCTGTTGCTTGTGGCCCACACagcacctgcacaaacacacctggcAGTTACATCTGCACGTGTCCAAAAGGGTTCAGGAACCACGGCAACATCCTCAGTGGCCCTTGTGAAG acATAAACGAGTGCGACACAGACCCAAGCATCTGCGGCTCAGAGTCGGAAGGCAACTGCACAAACACGCAGGGAAGTTACACCTGTGCGTGTCGTCCTGGTCACAGTAACTATGGCAACGGACAGGGCAGGTGCACAA cGCTCACCTGTGACGGGTATGATGACGGAGGCTCAGATGAGCAG GCCGAGGGAGGTTTAGAGCGTCTTTGGGCGATGATGAGACAGAACTGTGAGAACCTGATAAGCGGGGATGAAGATTCAAGCCACACAGGACATGGGCTACTCGAG GATGTGCTGACTGGGACAGATGAGCTCCTGTCCCATAGCCAAAGCATGGACGACAACAGCCAAGTGACAGGCCTGCTTACCCTGATGGAGAAAGCCATGATGCTAATCGGACCACAACTGAAACAGAACCGCACCAAGATGgagtcacagcacacag AGGCGGAGTTTGCAGTGAAAAGAGGTAAAGCCCCTCCCACCGGGTCGGTCTTGCTTACCACAGAGAGCGCCTCCTTCAAGACCAGCTGGGAAACTGCAGCCGGCAACGGCACTTAtccag gTTTCACGGTGGTGGCTCTGGTCAGCTATAAGAGCCTGAACTCCACCTCGGCCTCCTCCTTTGAGGCCCTGAGGGAGGAGATGCAggcagagaagaggaaggagcagcaggagcagaaggTGGAGGTCAGCCTCCAGATCATCTCCAACGTGGTGACGGCCTGCGTCAGCAACCCAGATTCACACCACCTGGACCAGCCTGTCAGCTTCACCTTCAAACATCCTCAG GAGATGAATGAGTCTGAGCGTTTGAACTATACGTGTGTGTTCTGGGAAAGAGACGTGTGGTCCCGGCGTGGGTGTGTGGCGTCttccaacagcacacacaccgtctgcacGTGCAATCATCTCAGCAGCTTCGCCGTACTTATGGCCCTTTACGACATCAAG CACACCTTTGAGCTGCAGCTCCTCACATGGATCGGCCTGGCCGTGTCGCTggcgtgtctgtttgtctgcatcCTGACctttggcctgtgtcgctcCATCAAGGGCACGCGTACCAccatccacctccacctctcgcTCTGCCTCTTCCTCGCCGACCTCATCTTCCTCTGCGGCATCAGCCGAGCACAGAAG GCTGGCTGTGGACTGGTGGCAGGCCTGCTGCATTACTTCTTCCTGGCTGCGTTCAGCTGGATGCTGCTGGAGGGGGTGCAGCTCTACAGGATGGTGGTGCTGGTCTTCCACACCACCCTCCGCCCGGCCCACATGATGGCCGTCGGCTACGGAGCTCCGCTCGCCATCGTCATCGTCTCCGCCATCGCCTACCCACAGGGATACGGCACCGATcaaca ctgttGGTTGTCTCTGGATCATGGTTTCATCTGGGCGTTTTTCGGCCCTGTGtgcatcatcatcttcctcaacGCCCTGTCCTTCCTCATCACACTCTGGAAGCTGGCCGAGAAGCTCACCAGCCTCAACCCCGACCTCTCCAACCTGCAGATGAtcaa gggtttcACGGTGACTGCGGTGGCTCAGCTGTGTGTTCTGGGGGGTATGTGGGTGTTCGGCTGCTTCATGTTCAAGAGCGTGGCAATGGCTTACCTCTTCACCATCCTCAACAGCCTACAGGGGGCGCTCATCTTCATCATGCACTGCCTCATGTCCAAAcct gtgaGAGATGAGTATGCCAAGTTCCTGCGAAGTATCTGCAATCCAGAAAAGAGGAAATACACAGAGTACACCTCCAACCCATCCAGCAACAGCCAgcag
- the LOC105895829 gene encoding adhesion G protein-coupled receptor E1 isoform X1, which translates to MKTQVTLLILGLCLSSGVHVHGGCKEGFVFRNGGCVDTGRDAQQYKTKQSAGGCNDGFSYTGTECEDEDECDSVIPICGLDANCTNTPGSYYCTCRTGYRSSKGEKFTAVDSRCKDINECVEKKPCDPRQTCENTLGSFKCSCRDGYRKGRGDLACEDVNECVESRPDCGPNGTCRNTPGSYTCTCPEGFRNHGNNSRARCEEVDECVDNHPDCGPNGTCITTSGSYTCTCPRGFRNHGNNLSGPCEDVDECVTSPPDCGVKGVCTNTPGSYTCTCPKGFRNHGSNLSGPCEDVNECVVSPVACGPHSTCTNTPGSYICTCPKGFRNHGNILSGPCEDINECDTDPSICGSESEGNCTNTQGSYTCACRPGHSNYGNGQGRCTTLTCDGYDDGGSDEQAEGGLERLWAMMRQNCENLISGDEDSSHTGHGLLEDVLTGTDELLSHSQSMDDNSQVTGLLTLMEKAMMLIGPQLKQNRTKMESQHTEAEFAVKRGKAPPTGSVLLTTESASFKTSWETAAGNGTYPGFTVVALVSYKSLNSTSASSFEALREEMQAEKRKEQQEQKVEVSLQIISNVVTACVSNPDSHHLDQPVSFTFKHPQEMNESERLNYTCVFWERDVWSRRGCVASSNSTHTVCTCNHLSSFAVLMALYDIKHTFELQLLTWIGLAVSLACLFVCILTFGLCRSIKGTRTTIHLHLSLCLFLADLIFLCGISRAQKAGCGLVAGLLHYFFLAAFSWMLLEGVQLYRMVVLVFHTTLRPAHMMAVGYGAPLAIVIVSAIAYPQGYGTDQHCWLSLDHGFIWAFFGPVCIIIFLNALSFLITLWKLAEKLTSLNPDLSNLQMIKGFTVTAVAQLCVLGGMWVFGCFMFKSVAMAYLFTILNSLQGALIFIMHCLMSKPVRDEYAKFLRSICNPEKRKYTEYTSNPSSNSQQPLKTNPSTGQSQL; encoded by the exons ATGAAAACTCAAGTCACGCTCTTGATACTAG GCCTGTGCCTGAGCAGTGGAGTGCATGTGCATGGAGGATGCAAGGAGGGATTTGTCTTCCGCAACGGAGGATGTGTAG ACACAGGAAGGGATGCccaacaatacaaaacaaaacagtcggCAGGAGGATGTAACGATGGTTTTAGCTACACTGGTACAGAATGCGAAG ATGAAGATGAGTGTGACTCTGTGATTCCGATCTGTGGTCTGGATGCCAACTGCACCAACACACCAGGCAGCTACTACTGCACCTGTCGTACAGGATACAGATCCTCAAAGGGGGAGAAGTTTACAGCAGTGGACTCACGTTGCAAAG atatAAACGAATGTGTGGAGAAAAAACCCTGTGACCCCAGGCAGACCTGTGAAAACACACTTGGCTCTTTCAAGTGTTCGTGCCGTGATGGGTACAGGAAGGGACGTGGTGACCTGGCCTGTGAAG atgtgaatgagtgtgttgaAAGTCGTCCTGATTGTGGCCCAAACGGCACCTGCAGAAACACACCTGGCAGTTACACCTGTACCTGTCCAGAAGGGTTCAGAAACCACGGTAACAACAGCAGAGCCCGTTGTGAAG AGGTGGATGAGTGTGTTGACAATCATCCAGATTGTGGCCCAAATGGCACCTGCATAACCACATCTGGCAGTTACACCTGTACCTGTCCAAGGGGGTTCAGGAACCACGGGAACAACCTCAGTGGCCCTTGTGAAG atgtggatgagtgtgtgacaAGTCCTCCTGACTGTGGTGTAAAGGgtgtctgcacaaacacaccggGCAGTTACACCTGTACCTGTCCAAAAGGGTTCAGGAACCACGGCAGCAACCTCAGTGGCCCCTGTGAAG atgtgaatgagtgtgtggtgagtcCTGTTGCTTGTGGCCCACACagcacctgcacaaacacacctggcAGTTACATCTGCACGTGTCCAAAAGGGTTCAGGAACCACGGCAACATCCTCAGTGGCCCTTGTGAAG acATAAACGAGTGCGACACAGACCCAAGCATCTGCGGCTCAGAGTCGGAAGGCAACTGCACAAACACGCAGGGAAGTTACACCTGTGCGTGTCGTCCTGGTCACAGTAACTATGGCAACGGACAGGGCAGGTGCACAA cGCTCACCTGTGACGGGTATGATGACGGAGGCTCAGATGAGCAG GCCGAGGGAGGTTTAGAGCGTCTTTGGGCGATGATGAGACAGAACTGTGAGAACCTGATAAGCGGGGATGAAGATTCAAGCCACACAGGACATGGGCTACTCGAG GATGTGCTGACTGGGACAGATGAGCTCCTGTCCCATAGCCAAAGCATGGACGACAACAGCCAAGTGACAGGCCTGCTTACCCTGATGGAGAAAGCCATGATGCTAATCGGACCACAACTGAAACAGAACCGCACCAAGATGgagtcacagcacacag AGGCGGAGTTTGCAGTGAAAAGAGGTAAAGCCCCTCCCACCGGGTCGGTCTTGCTTACCACAGAGAGCGCCTCCTTCAAGACCAGCTGGGAAACTGCAGCCGGCAACGGCACTTAtccag gTTTCACGGTGGTGGCTCTGGTCAGCTATAAGAGCCTGAACTCCACCTCGGCCTCCTCCTTTGAGGCCCTGAGGGAGGAGATGCAggcagagaagaggaaggagcagcaggagcagaaggTGGAGGTCAGCCTCCAGATCATCTCCAACGTGGTGACGGCCTGCGTCAGCAACCCAGATTCACACCACCTGGACCAGCCTGTCAGCTTCACCTTCAAACATCCTCAG GAGATGAATGAGTCTGAGCGTTTGAACTATACGTGTGTGTTCTGGGAAAGAGACGTGTGGTCCCGGCGTGGGTGTGTGGCGTCttccaacagcacacacaccgtctgcacGTGCAATCATCTCAGCAGCTTCGCCGTACTTATGGCCCTTTACGACATCAAG CACACCTTTGAGCTGCAGCTCCTCACATGGATCGGCCTGGCCGTGTCGCTggcgtgtctgtttgtctgcatcCTGACctttggcctgtgtcgctcCATCAAGGGCACGCGTACCAccatccacctccacctctcgcTCTGCCTCTTCCTCGCCGACCTCATCTTCCTCTGCGGCATCAGCCGAGCACAGAAG GCTGGCTGTGGACTGGTGGCAGGCCTGCTGCATTACTTCTTCCTGGCTGCGTTCAGCTGGATGCTGCTGGAGGGGGTGCAGCTCTACAGGATGGTGGTGCTGGTCTTCCACACCACCCTCCGCCCGGCCCACATGATGGCCGTCGGCTACGGAGCTCCGCTCGCCATCGTCATCGTCTCCGCCATCGCCTACCCACAGGGATACGGCACCGATcaaca ctgttGGTTGTCTCTGGATCATGGTTTCATCTGGGCGTTTTTCGGCCCTGTGtgcatcatcatcttcctcaacGCCCTGTCCTTCCTCATCACACTCTGGAAGCTGGCCGAGAAGCTCACCAGCCTCAACCCCGACCTCTCCAACCTGCAGATGAtcaa gggtttcACGGTGACTGCGGTGGCTCAGCTGTGTGTTCTGGGGGGTATGTGGGTGTTCGGCTGCTTCATGTTCAAGAGCGTGGCAATGGCTTACCTCTTCACCATCCTCAACAGCCTACAGGGGGCGCTCATCTTCATCATGCACTGCCTCATGTCCAAAcct gtgaGAGATGAGTATGCCAAGTTCCTGCGAAGTATCTGCAATCCAGAAAAGAGGAAATACACAGAGTACACCTCCAACCCATCCAGCAACAGCCAgcag